The window ACGTCGCCGAGGCGAACTGCGCCTCGTAGAGCGCCGCGTAGGCGCCGCCCGCCGCGAGCAGCTCGGTGTGGCTGCCCTGCTCCACGATCGAGCCCGACTCCATCACGAGGATGAGGTCGGCGTCGCGGATGGTCGACAGCCGGTGCGCGATCACGAAGCTCGTGCGGTCGGCCCGGAGCGCCGACATGGCCTTCTGCACGAGCTGCTCGGTGCGGGTGTCGACCGAGGAGGTCGCCTCGTCGAGGATCAGCACGCTCGGCTTCGCGAGGAACGCCCGCGCGATGGTGAGCAGCTGCTTCTCACCGGCGCTCACGTTCGAGGCCTCGTCGTCGAGCACGGTGTCGTAGCCCTCGGGCAGCGAATGCACGAAGCGGTCGACGTAGGTGGCCCGCGCCGCGTCGAGGATCTCCTCCTCGCTCGCCGAGGGGTCGCCGTAGGCGATGTTGTCGCGGATGGTGCCGCCGAAGAGCCAGGTGTCCTGCAGCACCATGCCGGTGCGCGAGCGCAGGTCGCGCCGGGTCATCTGCGCGATGTCGACGCCGTCGAGCGTGATGCGCCCGGCGTCGAGCTCGTAGAAGCGCATGATCAGGTTGACCAGCGTCGTCTTGCCGGCTCCGGTGGGGCCGACGATCGCGACCGTCTGGCCCGGCTCCGCCACGAGCGAGAGGTGCTCGATCAGCGGCTTGTCGGGCAGGTAGCGGAACGAGACGTCGTCGAACACCAGCCGCCCGCGGTTCTCGGACGGAGAGAGGGCGGGCACGGCATCCGGAACCTGCTCCTCGGCGTCGAGCAGCTCGAAGACGCGCTCGGCCGAGGCGACCCCCGACTGCAGGAGGTTCACCATCGAGCCCAGCTGGGTGAGCGGCTGGGTGAACTGGCGCGAGTACTGGATGAACGCCTGCACGGCGCCGATGCTGAGCGCACCGGTGGCGACCTGCAGGCCACCGACGACGGCGATCACGACGTAGACCAGGTTCCCGACGAACATCATGGCGGGCATGATGATGCCCGAGACGAACTGGGCCCCGAACGACGCCCGGTAGAGCTCGTCGTTCTTCGCCCGGAAGGCCGCCTCGGTCTCGCGCTGACGGCCGAACACCTTGACGAGGGCGTGGCCGGTGAAGTTCTCTTCGACCTGGGCGTTCAGCTGCCCCGTGCTCGCCCACTGGGCGACGAAGAGCTTCTGGGAGCGCTTGGCGATGACCGTGGTGATCACGATCGTGAGGGGGATGGTGACGAGCGAGATCACGGCGAGCAGCGGTGAGGTGACGAACATCATGACGAGGATGCCGACGACGGTCAGGATGCTCGTCAGCAGCTGGGAGAGCGTCTGCTGCAGGCTCTGGGCCACGTTGTCCATGTCGTTGGTGACGCGGCTCAGCAGCTCACCCCGGGGCATGCGGTCGAAGTAGCCGAGCGGCAGCCTGTTGATCTTCGTCTCGACCTCCTCCCGCAGGGAGTAGGTGGTGCGCTGCACGATGGTGTTGAGCAGGCGGCCCTGCACCCAGGAGAAGATCGAGGCGGCGACGTAGAGCACCAGCACGAGCCCGAGCACCATGGCGAGGCGGTCGAAGTCGATGCCCTGGCCGGGCACCAGGTCGATGCCCGAGAGCAGGTCGGCCTGGCTCTGGTCGCCGCTCGCGCGGAGGCCCTCGACGATCTGCTCCTTGGTGGAGCCGGCGGGCAGGCCCTTGCCGAAGGCGCCCGCGAAGATGATGTTGGTGCCCTGACCGAGCAGCCACGGGCCGAGCACGGTGGCGACGACGCTGATGATGCCGAGCACGATCACGACCAGCACCGGCACGCGGTGCGGAGCGAGCCGTCGGATCAGCCGCTTCGCGGACGGACCGAAGGTCATCGACTTCTCGGTGGGCAGGCCCGCTCCGCCGAAGGGTCCGCCCCCGCCGGGACCGCCGCGACGCACCGGGCCGCGCTGGGCGCCGTTCCCCGAGCCGCTCATGCCGCCTCCTCCGCCGTCAGCTGCGACGAGACGATCTCGGCGTAGGTCTCGTTCGATTCGAGCAGTTCGTCGTGGGTGCCGCGGCCGACGATGACGCCGTCGTCGAGCACGACGATCTGGTCGGCGTCGACGATGGTCGACACCCGCTGCGCCACGATGACCATGGTCGCTCCTCTCACGTCGGCTCGGAGGGCCTGCCGCAGCCGCGCATCCGTCGCCAGGTCGAGTGCCGAGAACGAGTCGTCGAAGACGTAGATCTCGGGGCGCTTCACGAGGGCCCGGGCGATCGCGAGCCGCTGCCGCTGCCCGCCCGAGACGGTGGTGCCGCCCTGGGCGACGGGGGCGTCGAGACCCCCGTCCATCTCCCGCACGAAGTCGGCGGCCTGGGCCACCTCGAGCGCGTGCCAGAGCTCCTCGTCGGTGGCGTCGGGCTTGCCGTAGCGGAGGTTGGAGGCGACGGTGCCCGAGAACAGGTAGGGCTTCTGCGGCACCAGGCCGATGCGCGACCACAGCAGGTCGGGGTCGAGCTGCCGCACGTCGACGCCGTCCACGAGCACCTGACCGCCGGTGGCGTCGAACAGCCTCGGCAGCAGGTTGATCAGCGTGGTCTTGCCCGCGCCCGTCGAGCCGATGATCGCGAGGGTCTGGCCCGGCTCGATCGTGATGTCGAGATCGCGCAGCACCGGCTGCTCGGCGCCCGGGTAGGAGAACGAGGCTCCGCGCAGCTCGACCGTGCCGTGGCCGCGCAGCTCGTGCATCGGGTTCGCCGGCCGGGTGACCGACGTCTCGGTCTCCAGCACCTCGGTGATGCGATCGGCGCAGACCGAGGCGCGCGGGATCATCATGGCCATGAACGTGGCCATCATCACCGCCATCAGGATCTGCACGAGGTAGCTGAGGAAGGCGATCAGCGTGCCGACCTGCATCGAGCCCTCGTCGATGCGGAACGCGCCGAACCAGATCACCGCGACGCTCGACACGTTCAGGATGAGCATGACGGTCGGGAACATCAGCGCCATCAGCCGGCCGGCCCGCAGGGCGGAATCGGTGACGGCCGCGTTGGCCTCGGCGAAGCGCTCGGTCTCGATGCCCTCGCGCACGAAGGCACGCACCACGCGGATGCCCGTCAGCTGCTCCCGCAGCACCCGGTTCAGCGTGTCGATGCGGGTCTGCATGCGCCGGAACTGGGGCACCATGCGCACGATGATCGCGCCCAGCGAGACGAGCAGCACGGGCACGCTGACCGCGATGATCCAGCTCAGCTCGAGGTCTTGGTGGAGGGCGAGGACGATGCCGCCGATCGCGAGGATGGGGGCGGAGACGAGCAGGGTGAACGTCATCAGCGCGAGCATCTGCACCTGCTGCACGTCGTTCGTGGAGCGGGTGATGAGCGAGGGGGCGCCGAACTTCGACACCTCGCGCTCGCTGAACTCTCCGACGCGGTGGAAGATCGCTCCGCGCAGGTCGCGGCCGAGCGCCATGGCGACCTTCGCGCCGAAGTAGACGGCGGTGATCGCGGCGGCGACCTGCACGACCGTGATGCCGAGCATCCACAGCCCCGTCGAGAGGATGTAGGCCGTGTCTCCCCGGGCCACGCCCTGGTCGATGATGTCGGCGTTCAGCGTCGGCAGGTAGAGCGACGCGACCGACTGCACGAGCTGGAAGAACACGACCAGCACGATCGGCCGCCAGTGCGGCCGCAGGTAGCGGCCGAGAAGACGCAGGAGGGTCACGCGCGGTGCCTTTCGGTGGGGACGGGGGCCGAGGTGGGCGACGAGCCGGCGGGGGCGGCCGCCGAGACGGAGGTAGGAGTGGCGGCGGACGGCGCGGCCAGCACGCCGTACGTCATCAGCGCCGCGAGCTCCTCGACGGTGAACGGGGTGTCGACGGCGGCGATGTCGGGGATGGAGCTCGCGAACGACACGAGGCGCGCGAGGTGGATGATGCGGGACGGCGGCCACGCCAGCCGCTCGGCATCGGGGGCGAAGATCGCCGCGACGATGCGCTCGAGCTCCTCCGGGTCGCCCGTGGAGGACGGGCGCTCGCCGCCGAGGATCGGCATGACCTTCATCGCCCCGGTGAACCGGGCCCTCATCAGCCGAAGGATCGCGGCCAGCTTCACCTCGACCGGGTCGTCGGGATCGATGCCCCGCAGCCCGTTCCAGACCGTCTGGCCGTCGAAGAAGCGCTCGGCGGCGGCCTTCAGCAGCGACTCCTTGTCGCCGAACGCGCGGAACACCGTGCCCTCGGCGATGCCGGCGGCCTCGGCGATCTGGCGCGAGGTGACGTCACGCCCGTGCTCGACCAGCAATGGCACCACGGCGTCGATGATCATCTCGCGCCGGTCGGCCAGCGGAAGTGCCGGCGCCCGGCGCGCGATCGCCTCGAGCGGTGACGTGTCCATGCACCGACCCTACCTGAGTGAGCACTCACTCG of the Herbiconiux flava genome contains:
- a CDS encoding ABC transporter ATP-binding protein, with translation MSGSGNGAQRGPVRRGGPGGGGPFGGAGLPTEKSMTFGPSAKRLIRRLAPHRVPVLVVIVLGIISVVATVLGPWLLGQGTNIIFAGAFGKGLPAGSTKEQIVEGLRASGDQSQADLLSGIDLVPGQGIDFDRLAMVLGLVLVLYVAASIFSWVQGRLLNTIVQRTTYSLREEVETKINRLPLGYFDRMPRGELLSRVTNDMDNVAQSLQQTLSQLLTSILTVVGILVMMFVTSPLLAVISLVTIPLTIVITTVIAKRSQKLFVAQWASTGQLNAQVEENFTGHALVKVFGRQRETEAAFRAKNDELYRASFGAQFVSGIIMPAMMFVGNLVYVVIAVVGGLQVATGALSIGAVQAFIQYSRQFTQPLTQLGSMVNLLQSGVASAERVFELLDAEEQVPDAVPALSPSENRGRLVFDDVSFRYLPDKPLIEHLSLVAEPGQTVAIVGPTGAGKTTLVNLIMRFYELDAGRITLDGVDIAQMTRRDLRSRTGMVLQDTWLFGGTIRDNIAYGDPSASEEEILDAARATYVDRFVHSLPEGYDTVLDDEASNVSAGEKQLLTIARAFLAKPSVLILDEATSSVDTRTEQLVQKAMSALRADRTSFVIAHRLSTIRDADLILVMESGSIVEQGSHTELLAAGGAYAALYEAQFASATSSAD
- a CDS encoding ABC transporter ATP-binding protein, which produces MTLLRLLGRYLRPHWRPIVLVVFFQLVQSVASLYLPTLNADIIDQGVARGDTAYILSTGLWMLGITVVQVAAAITAVYFGAKVAMALGRDLRGAIFHRVGEFSEREVSKFGAPSLITRSTNDVQQVQMLALMTFTLLVSAPILAIGGIVLALHQDLELSWIIAVSVPVLLVSLGAIIVRMVPQFRRMQTRIDTLNRVLREQLTGIRVVRAFVREGIETERFAEANAAVTDSALRAGRLMALMFPTVMLILNVSSVAVIWFGAFRIDEGSMQVGTLIAFLSYLVQILMAVMMATFMAMMIPRASVCADRITEVLETETSVTRPANPMHELRGHGTVELRGASFSYPGAEQPVLRDLDITIEPGQTLAIIGSTGAGKTTLINLLPRLFDATGGQVLVDGVDVRQLDPDLLWSRIGLVPQKPYLFSGTVASNLRYGKPDATDEELWHALEVAQAADFVREMDGGLDAPVAQGGTTVSGGQRQRLAIARALVKRPEIYVFDDSFSALDLATDARLRQALRADVRGATMVIVAQRVSTIVDADQIVVLDDGVIVGRGTHDELLESNETYAEIVSSQLTAEEAA
- a CDS encoding TetR/AcrR family transcriptional regulator, with protein sequence MDTSPLEAIARRAPALPLADRREMIIDAVVPLLVEHGRDVTSRQIAEAAGIAEGTVFRAFGDKESLLKAAAERFFDGQTVWNGLRGIDPDDPVEVKLAAILRLMRARFTGAMKVMPILGGERPSSTGDPEELERIVAAIFAPDAERLAWPPSRIIHLARLVSFASSIPDIAAVDTPFTVEELAALMTYGVLAAPSAATPTSVSAAAPAGSSPTSAPVPTERHRA